A region of the Thermoplasmata archaeon genome:
GGGCTGCCGATCTCGCACGTCACCACGGGACGCCCGGAGCGCAGGGCGCGCTCGAACCGGCCCCGCGTGGGGTCTGCGGGCATCATGGTCATTCCTTGCCGTTGCCTGGCCAGCCTGCGACCGCGTTCAGGATCGCAGAGCTTCCCTTCCTCCGCCAATCCAGGGGCGCGTGGATCCGGAGGAACAGGTAGCGGCCCGGGAAGCGCCGCGAACGGCGTTCCGCCTTGAGCCAGATGCACTCCATCTCGGGCTTGACCTCGCAGTGCCCGTTCATCCGCACGCCGCCGCACGGGCCGTTCCGGACCTGCTTGGGGCAGTTCATCAGGCACGTGTACCCGTTCTCGTGGAGGAG
Encoded here:
- a CDS encoding methylenetetrahydrofolate reductase C-terminal domain-containing protein yields the protein METKEHVPAMLEPIGQVLRRHPKVNLQLNRALAPFENSAKVLLFSCNMCGQCLLHENGYTCLMNCPKQVRNGPCGGVRMNGHCEVKPEMECIWLKAERRSRRFPGRYLFLRIHAPLDWRRKGSSAILNAVAGWPGNGKE